The sequence ATCAAGGTGGAGCGCCCGGACGGCGGTGACTTCGCACGCGGCTACGACACCGCGGCCCGCGGCCTCGCCTCGCATTTCGTCTGGTGCAACCGGGGCAAGGAGTCCCTGGCGGTCGACCTCAAGGACGCCCGCGGGCTCGCCGTGGTGCGCCGGCTCGTCGCGGACGCCGATGTGTTCGTACAGAATCTGGCCCAGGGCGCGGCCGCCCGCCTCGGTCTCGACGCCGCGACGCTCTGTGCCGCCCACCCGCGTCTGGTGGCCGTGGACATCTCCGGGTACGGGCCGGCGGGACCGTACGCCCACAAGCGGGCCTACGACATGCTCGTCCAGTGCGAGGCGGGTCTGGTCTCCGTCACCGGCACCCCCGGGCAGCCGGTGAAGTCCGGCATCCCGGCGGCCGATATCGCGGCGGCGATGTACGCGTTCTCCGGTGTGCTCGCGGCGCTGCTGCGGCGCGCCACCACCGGGCGCGGCGGACGGGTGGAGATCTCCATGCTGGACTCGCTGAGCGAGTGGATGGGGCATCCGTTGCACCAGGTGATGCATGGAGGCACGACCCCGGCGCGCACGGGGCTCGCGCACTCGGTCATCGCCCCGTACGACGCCTACCCGACCGTGGACGGGCAGCGGGTGCTGCTGTCCGTGCAGAACGACCGGGAGTGGCGCCGCCTCGCCGAGCAGGTGCTGCGACGGCCGGAGCTGGCGGACGATCCGGACTTCGCCACGAACACCGCCCGGACCGCCAACCGGAAGCGGACCGACGACGCGGTGGCGCGGGCACTGGCCGGGCTGAGCTGCGAAGAGGCGTTGGCCGGGCTGGAGAAGGCGGGCATCGCCTGTGCCCGCCTGAACAGCGTGGCGGACGTCGCGGCCCATCCGCAGCTGGCGGCACGGGACCGGTGGCGGGAAGTGGACTCACCGGTCGGGGCGCTGCGGGCGCTGCTTCCGCCGATCTCGCTGCCGGGCGGGGCGGAGCTGCGGATGGGTGCCGTACCGGCGCTGGGCGAGCACACCGACGCACTGCTGCGAGCCCTGGGAATGACGGACGGGCAGACAGCAGTGCTACGCCGGGACGGTGTGATCGCCTGAGCCGCCCCGGGTGACGGGCCGGATCAGTGGTGACGTGCCGTCTGATCAGCGGCGGCTGCCGAAGAGCGAGCGCCGCAGTCGCCGCAGCGGTGCGAAGAGCGAGACACGCGCGCTCTTGCTCCGGCGGCGGTGCGCGGCATCGCGCGAGGTCAGCTCACGCATCAGCAGGGTCGCTTCCGCCGCGTCGCGCTGCGGGACGGCAGGGCCGCCGAGCACCGCGAGATGGCGGTCGAGGCGCGAACTGGTCGCGCTGCTGCCGCAGGTAATGGCAGGCACTCGCGGCCTGCTTCGCACCGTTATCTGTTCCATGTCACTCCCCACCCGTACGAGGGCACCCGGCCCGGGCAGGTTAACCCTATCGCCCCGCGATGACACTCGTGTATCCCGGTTGCAGGATTGAGCACACACATACGGAGGTTGACGACCAGTTACCGAATCTGTCCGATTCCAGGGCGACTTGGACAGATCGGGCCGGTGCCGATCCCCCGGTCCGATCCGGTCCGTGCCGGTCCGTGCCGGCCCATTCCGGTCCCGTGGACCAGGAGACCCCGACCGGCGGGCCTCCTGGTCCACGGGGCGGACGCGGTCAGGCGGCCGACTTCAGGACGGGCAGATAGCCGCCCGACTGCCCGGCGGCGGTGGGGTGGTAGGACTCACCGATGTTGGTCCAGTTCACGCTGTGCAGCCATACGCTGCTTGAGCAGATCTCATGCCCGGCGAAGGTCTTCGCGACATCACCGAAGGTGAAGCCGTGGTCGGCGGCACGCTTGGCGGTGGCCGCGTTGAGGTAGTCGGCGGCGCCGTTGATGGCGGCGCGCTCCTTCTCGTTCAGACCGGCGAGGCAGCTGCCGCCGAGCTTGTAGAAGCGGGGGTAGCCGAGGACGACGACCCTGGCGGAGGGAGCCTTGGCGCTGATCGCCGTGTACACGGAGTCGAGTTTGCCGGGCAGGGTCGAGTCGACGTAGGCGCGCGCCGTGGCGATCCGGCTGAGGCAGGTCGACTCCGACTGGAGGACACAGGTCGTCATGACGTCGGCGAAGCCCGCGTCGTTGCCGCCGATGGAGATCGAGACCAGGTCCGTCGAGGAGTTCAGCGGGCCGAGCTGACCACCCGTGACATCCCCGGTACGAGCACCGGAGCAGGCGGTGAAGGCGAACGAGGACGGGGAGTTGGCGGCGGCCCAGAGCGCCGGGTAGGCGCGGGTGCTGCGCTTGCAGTCGCCACTGGCACTGTCGTAGCTGCCGGACCCGACGCCCGAGGAGTACGAGTCGCCGAGGGCCACGTAGTCGACGGCCTTGACGGTTTCGGCGGCGTCGGCCGCGCCTGCCCCGGTGAGGGCGAGCACGGTACCGAGCAGGAGAGAGGACGAGAACGCCACGAGTCTGGACATATTCATGGGACCTCCTTGAGCAGGGATGTCTGCTCCGTCCGTGGTAGCAGCAGCACCCATGGGACAGGAAGTGTCCATGTCAAAGATTCTTGGCGAATGCGCCTTACCGCCCCCTTGAGTTCAACGGGAGCCGGGTACGGCCGCCCCGCACGAGGTGGTGAAACCTGGGTGCGCGGGGTCGCCCCGTACCGGATCATGGGCGCCATGTCTGCCAACCCTGAGTCCGCTCTGCCGATCCGGCTCACCGTCGACGACAGTGATTCACCCTCCGACGTCGTCGACGCGCTGTTCCTCGGCCGCTTCGCGACGGGCGAGCAGCCGTACTCCCACAGCTCCTCCCTCGACCGCGTCAAGTCCGGTGCGACCCTGCTGCCCCCGGCCGCCAAGGTGCTGCGGGCCGCCCGCGACGACGACCGCAGCGCCGTCCTCGCCGAGGGCGACGGCTGGACCCTGCTGGTCTCCCGCTGGAACCGGGGCGCCGACGTCACCGTCACCGCGACCAGCCCCGAGCTGGCGGAGAAGATGCTCGGGCAGGCGACGGACGGCGCCCAGGACGAACCGGAACCACAGCCCGACAACGTGACCATGGGCTTCTGGTACGTCTCCCCGCGCCGCGGCCCGTACCGCACCACCCGGCAGATCGCCGCCGGGACCTGGGACGAGGTCCGCCCCAACTACACGGCTCCGGTGGCTCGGGCCATGGACCGGCTGATGAAGGTGACCCCGGACGACATCGCGGGCCGGCTGCTCCTGCTGCACGGTCCGCCCGGCACCGGCAAGACGTCCGCGCTGCGCACCCTGGCCCGGTCCTGGCGCGACTGGTGCCAGGTCGACTGTGTGCTGGATCCCGAGCGGCTGTTCAACGACGTCGGCTATCTGATGGACATCGCGATCGGCGAGGACGACGGCACGGCGAAGGGGCGCTGGCGCCTGCTGCTCCTGGAGGACTGCGACGAACTGATCCGCGGCGAGGCCAAGCACACGGCGGGCCAGGCGCTGTCCCGGCTGCTGAATCTGACGGACGGCCTGCTCGGTCAGGGACGCAACGTCCTGGTGGGGGTCACCACCAACGAGGACCTGGAGCGGCTCCACCCGGCGGTCGTCAGGCCGGGCCGCTGTCTGGCCCGGATCGAGGTGGGCGCGCTGACCCGCCAGGAGTCGGTGTCCTGGCTGGGTACGGAGGAGGGGCTCGGCCGGGAGGGCGCGACGCTGGCGGAGCTGTACGCGCTGCGGCGCGGCAGCGGTCCCGCGTCGGTGCCGAAGCAGGACGCGGGTGCGGACGCGGGCCTCTACCTCTGACTCCGGGTCCGTCTCGGTCCCCGGGTCCGTCTCTGACTCCGGGTCCGTCTCGGTCCCCAGGTCCGTCTCGGTCTCGGGGTCCGTCTCGGTCTCGGGGTCCGGCTCCGGGGCGGCGCGCGCGCCCGCCTCCGTCGGCCCGTGCCTCTGTCCACCGGCCCGTGCCCGCCGGTCACCTCCGGGGTGCCGTCATCGTGCGTACGCGGCCCGTACCGCGTCCTGGGCGAGCGCGACCGCCTGCGCCCGGGACAGGCCGAGCCGCTGGGCCAGCTCGGCGTACTCCTGTGCGGCGGTCGCGGCCTTCCGCTCGGCCGCGTCCCCGGCGGCCGCGACGAACGTGCCGTTCCGGCCGCGGGTCTCGATCACCCCGTCGGCCTCCAGCGCGCGGTACGCCTTGGCCACGGTGTTGGCGGCGAGGCCGAGCTCATCGGCGAAGCCGCGTACGGTCGGGAGCCGGTGGCCGACGGGCAGGGCGCCGGAGCGGGCCAGTTCGGAGAGCTGCGTGCGCAGCTGCTCGTACGGGGCGATGCCGGCATCCGGGTCAATGGCGATCTTCAGGGTCACGGGCCGATTCTCCCCCACCGCGGGAAATTGGGGAGCGGTTCGGGCCGGGCTCCACGTAGCGTCCGGCGCATGACTGTCATCGTTCGCGACTTCCGGCCCACCGACGCGCAGGGGTGGGTCCGGGTGCGCCGGGCCGCACTTCCGTACATGGTGGCCACCGCCGAACAGATCACCTTCGATCTGGACGCCTCCCACCCCGACCGGCGCTACCGGCTGCTGGTCGCCGAGGAGGACGGGGAGATCATCGGCACGGCACAGGTCGGCATCGCCCACGAGAGCCCCGAGCCGGGGCAGGGGTTCTGCAATCCGTACACCCGTCCGGACCGGCTGGGCCGTGGGGCGGGCTCGCTGCTGCTGACCACCGCCGAGGAGTATCTGGCCGGGATCGGGGCCGTCGCCGTCTACACCTGGGTCCTCGACGAACCGGCCAACCGGGAGTTCGCCCGCAAGCGCGGTTACACGGCGAGGCGGCCCGCCCACTTCCTGCACCTCGACCTGGCGAACGGCACGCTGCCGCCGCGTCAGGAGGTCCCCGCGGGCATCGAGCTGCGTACGGCGGCCGACTTCGCCGACGATCCGCGGCCGCTGTTCGAGGCCGACGCGGAGACGACGGCGGACGAGCCCAGCGACACCCCCAGCGAACTCGCGGACTACGAGGACTGGCTGAACAGCACGTGGCGCCATCCCTGCTTCGACAGCGGGCTGACCTCGGTCGCGATGGTGGACGGCGAGGTGGCGGCCTTCAGCGCGGCCACGACCGACGGGCGGACCACCTACTCGACGGGTATGACCGGAACCCGCAGGGCATACCGCGGCCGGGGTCTGGCGAAGCTCGCGAAGAACGACTCCCTGCACCGGGCGCGCGCCGCCGGGTACACGGACGCGTACACCGGGAACGACGCGGGCAACGGTCCGATGCTGGCGATCAACGACTGGTTCGGCTACCGGATCTGCGCCACGGAGGTACGCCATGTCCGCACCCTCGTCTGAACCGGTGGACGTCCTCGTCGCCCTGACCAAGGCGGGCCGCACCAAGATCCGCTACCCCGCCGCACTGCTGCGCGACGACGGCACCCGGGTGACCGTACGGGCCCCCTGGGCGGCGCCCGGTGTCCGGGACTTCGGCTTCGTACGGTTCGAGCCGGGCGATGTCTTCACCGAGCACTACTGGCGGGACCGGTGGTTCGCGGTGAAGGAGGTGCGTACGGGGGACGGCGAGCTGAAGGGCTGGTACTGCGACATCACCCGGCCCGCCGTCCTGGCGGACGGTGTGCTGTCGGTCGAGGATCTGGACCTGGACCTGTGGGTGTCGGCGGACGGCACGTCCGTACTGCGGCTGGACGAGGACGAGTTCGCACGGAGCGGCCTCGCCGGGCATGACCCGGACGCGGCCGGAGCGGCGGTCCGGGCGCTGGACGAACTGGAACACCTCGCCCGTACCGAAGGCCTGGCCCCGCTGCTCGCCTGATGAGGGCTGTCCCGGGGCCTCTCGCTCACGCCCAGCGCCGTGCCGTCGTCCCTGAGGGATCGGCGTGCGGACGGGTGCCCGCCACCAGCTCCACCTCGTGTCCCGCCGTGTCCTCCAGATACGCGGCGTAGTGCTCGCCGCCGCCCGCGTACGGATGGCGGTCGGGGAAGAGCAGCCGCCAGCCGTGCGCGGGGGCCTCGGCCACCAGGGCGTCGAGGGTGGCCCGGTCACGGACGTGGAAGGCCAGGTGGTTGAGGCCGGGGCGGCGGCGGTCGTGCGGGCCACGGGCCAGGTCGGGCGACTGCTCCAGGACGAGATAGGCGCTGCCGCGCCGCCAGCTGCGGCCGTGCTGCCAGCGCTGGTACGGAACATGGCCGAGGCGGCCGAGCAGCCAGCCCCAGCACTTCTCGGCCCCGGCCAGGTCGCTCACCCACAGTTCGATGTGGTGGACCCGGCCGGTGCCGGCCCCGGCGGGCCGGAGCGGGACGGCCCGCGCGATGCCCGCCGGGTCGTAGGCGATGGGGTCGCCGTCCTCGTGCCAGTGGATCAGGAAGTGCTCGTCCGCCCGGTATCCGTCGAGGCCGGCGCGGCAGTAGGCGACGATGTCGTCCGGCAGGGCGTCCAGCGGGAACCAGGCCAGTTCGGAGCACTTACCCGGTTCGGCGTTGCGGGGCGGGCGGGCCGCGTCGTACTCCGCCTCGAAGAACCAGCCCATGCGCGGGGCACCGGCGGGACCCCGGTGCTGCATCACGAGGGCGACCCGCAGCTCCTCGGGGTCCAGCTCCACACCGATCTCCTCGGCCGTCTCCCGGATCATCGCCTCCCGGACGTCCTCGCCGTCCTCCGCGTGGCCGGAGGGCATGTTGAACAGCCCGTCCGCGTATCCCGTACCGGCCCGGCGGGCGAGCAGGACATCGGGGCCGCGGCGGAGGATCAGATGGACGTCGACGACCTCCGTGTGCCGCCGCGGCGGCTCCGCGCGGGCCACCAGGGCGTACCGCTCGTCGTCCACCTCCTTGCCCCAGAGCCGGGCGTCACCGGACAGGGCCTCGTGGTGGATGCGCTCGGTGTGCGGGGCGAGCAGCGCGGTGAGGCGGGCCGCGGGGAGGCCGACCCCGCCCCACACCCCTTCGACCAGCACCAGCCGCCCGCCGGGCTTCAGCAGACCGAACCAGTGGCGAAGGGCCGCCGCCGGATCGGGCAGCAGCCACACCACGTGCCGCGCGACGATCACATCGAACCGCCGGTCGCCCAGAGGCGGATCGGCGGCGTCCCCGACGAGCACCTCGGAGCCGGTCCCCGCGAGCTTGGCCCGCGCCTGCTCGGCCATCCGCGGCGACCGGTCGACGGCGGTGACCCGGTGTCCCTGTCCGGCGGCGAGCAGCGCGAGGCTGCCGGTGCCGCACCCCAGGTCGAGCACCTCGGAGCCGGTGGCGGGCAGCCAGTTCTCCAGCCGTCCGGCCCAGGCGTCGCGGACCGCCGGATCGAGCAGTCCGTGGTCGGGTTCCTCGTCGAAGGAGTCGGCGGCGGCGTCCCAGTCGATCGTCGTCATACCGTCGATAATCCCAGCCGCCACCGACAGCGCGGAGCCCCCGGGGACGCACGGGCCGCCCGGATCCCGCCGGGCGGCCCCCTGTGCTACTTCCGCTCCGTCGCTCGCCGGCGTACCACCAGCCCGCGCACCAGCGGCCAGGCCACGATCAGCACCACGATCGCGTAGACCGTCACCGAGAACGGGGTGTTGACCAGGCCCGAGAGGCTGCCGTCGCTGATCTGGAGCGCGCGCCGCAGCTGCTGTTCGGCGGCCGGTCCGAGGATCACCCCGATCACGGCGGGGAGCACCGGCAGCCCGTACCGCCGCATCCCGAACCCGATCAGACCGATCACCAGCAGGATCACCAGGTCGAGCGACTCGCCGCCGACCGCGTACGCGCCGACCGCGGCGAAGAACAGGATGCCCGCGTACAGATACGGGCGCGGGATCCGCAGCAGCTTCGCCCACACGGGTGCCAGCGGCAGGTTGAGGGCGAGCAGCAGCACCATGCCGACGAAGAGCGAGGCGATGAGGCCCCAGACCAGCTCGGGTTCACGTTCGAACAGGAGGGGGCCGGGCTGGATGCCGTACTGCTGGAAGGCGGCCAGCATCACGGCGGCGACCGCGGTGGTGGGCAGGCCGAGGGTGAGCATCGAGACGAGCGTGCCCGCGGCGGAGGCGGAGGCCGCCGCCTCCGGCCCCGCGACCCCTTCGATGGCGCCCTTGCCGAACTGTGCCCGGTGCTTGGAGAGCCGCTTCTCCGTGACGTACGAGAGGAAGGTGGGGATCTCCGCGCCGCCCGCCGGGATCGCGCCGAACGGGAAGCCGATGAGGGGGCCGCGCAGCCAGGGCTTCCAGGTGCGCCCGAGGTCCGCCCGGCCGAGCCAGGGGCGGCCGACGGGGATCGGCTCGCCGGTGGAGCGGCGCAGATGGGCGGCGACCCAGAGGGCTTCGCCGATGGCGAAGAGCCCGACGGCGACGATCACCACGTCGATGCCGTCGGCCAGTTGGAGCGAGCCGAAGGTGAGGCGTTGCTGGCCGGTCATCTGGTCCAGGCCCACGAGGCCGATGGTGAGACCGATCAGGAGGGAGGCGAGGCCGCGGACGCGGGAGGAGCCGAGGACGGAGGTGACGGCGACGAAGGCCAGCACCATGATGGCGAAGTAGTCGGGGGCCCCGATGTCGACGGCCAGGGAGGCCACCGTCGGAGCGAGG is a genomic window of Streptomyces sp. NBC_01237 containing:
- a CDS encoding CaiB/BaiF CoA transferase family protein gives rise to the protein MSTQPLPLDGMTVVAVEQAVAAPFATRQLADLGARVIKVERPDGGDFARGYDTAARGLASHFVWCNRGKESLAVDLKDARGLAVVRRLVADADVFVQNLAQGAAARLGLDAATLCAAHPRLVAVDISGYGPAGPYAHKRAYDMLVQCEAGLVSVTGTPGQPVKSGIPAADIAAAMYAFSGVLAALLRRATTGRGGRVEISMLDSLSEWMGHPLHQVMHGGTTPARTGLAHSVIAPYDAYPTVDGQRVLLSVQNDREWRRLAEQVLRRPELADDPDFATNTARTANRKRTDDAVARALAGLSCEEALAGLEKAGIACARLNSVADVAAHPQLAARDRWREVDSPVGALRALLPPISLPGGAELRMGAVPALGEHTDALLRALGMTDGQTAVLRRDGVIA
- a CDS encoding SGNH/GDSL hydrolase family protein codes for the protein MNMSRLVAFSSSLLLGTVLALTGAGAADAAETVKAVDYVALGDSYSSGVGSGSYDSASGDCKRSTRAYPALWAAANSPSSFAFTACSGARTGDVTGGQLGPLNSSTDLVSISIGGNDAGFADVMTTCVLQSESTCLSRIATARAYVDSTLPGKLDSVYTAISAKAPSARVVVLGYPRFYKLGGSCLAGLNEKERAAINGAADYLNAATAKRAADHGFTFGDVAKTFAGHEICSSSVWLHSVNWTNIGESYHPTAAGQSGGYLPVLKSAA
- a CDS encoding DUF5925 domain-containing protein — translated: MSANPESALPIRLTVDDSDSPSDVVDALFLGRFATGEQPYSHSSSLDRVKSGATLLPPAAKVLRAARDDDRSAVLAEGDGWTLLVSRWNRGADVTVTATSPELAEKMLGQATDGAQDEPEPQPDNVTMGFWYVSPRRGPYRTTRQIAAGTWDEVRPNYTAPVARAMDRLMKVTPDDIAGRLLLLHGPPGTGKTSALRTLARSWRDWCQVDCVLDPERLFNDVGYLMDIAIGEDDGTAKGRWRLLLLEDCDELIRGEAKHTAGQALSRLLNLTDGLLGQGRNVLVGVTTNEDLERLHPAVVRPGRCLARIEVGALTRQESVSWLGTEEGLGREGATLAELYALRRGSGPASVPKQDAGADAGLYL
- a CDS encoding GntR family transcriptional regulator — translated: MTLKIAIDPDAGIAPYEQLRTQLSELARSGALPVGHRLPTVRGFADELGLAANTVAKAYRALEADGVIETRGRNGTFVAAAGDAAERKAATAAQEYAELAQRLGLSRAQAVALAQDAVRAAYAR
- a CDS encoding GNAT family N-acetyltransferase, whose protein sequence is MTVIVRDFRPTDAQGWVRVRRAALPYMVATAEQITFDLDASHPDRRYRLLVAEEDGEIIGTAQVGIAHESPEPGQGFCNPYTRPDRLGRGAGSLLLTTAEEYLAGIGAVAVYTWVLDEPANREFARKRGYTARRPAHFLHLDLANGTLPPRQEVPAGIELRTAADFADDPRPLFEADAETTADEPSDTPSELADYEDWLNSTWRHPCFDSGLTSVAMVDGEVAAFSAATTDGRTTYSTGMTGTRRAYRGRGLAKLAKNDSLHRARAAGYTDAYTGNDAGNGPMLAINDWFGYRICATEVRHVRTLV
- a CDS encoding DUF402 domain-containing protein, whose protein sequence is MSAPSSEPVDVLVALTKAGRTKIRYPAALLRDDGTRVTVRAPWAAPGVRDFGFVRFEPGDVFTEHYWRDRWFAVKEVRTGDGELKGWYCDITRPAVLADGVLSVEDLDLDLWVSADGTSVLRLDEDEFARSGLAGHDPDAAGAAVRALDELEHLARTEGLAPLLA
- a CDS encoding trifunctional class I SAM-dependent methyltransferase/NUDIX hydrolase/VOC family protein; this translates as MTTIDWDAAADSFDEEPDHGLLDPAVRDAWAGRLENWLPATGSEVLDLGCGTGSLALLAAGQGHRVTAVDRSPRMAEQARAKLAGTGSEVLVGDAADPPLGDRRFDVIVARHVVWLLPDPAAALRHWFGLLKPGGRLVLVEGVWGGVGLPAARLTALLAPHTERIHHEALSGDARLWGKEVDDERYALVARAEPPRRHTEVVDVHLILRRGPDVLLARRAGTGYADGLFNMPSGHAEDGEDVREAMIRETAEEIGVELDPEELRVALVMQHRGPAGAPRMGWFFEAEYDAARPPRNAEPGKCSELAWFPLDALPDDIVAYCRAGLDGYRADEHFLIHWHEDGDPIAYDPAGIARAVPLRPAGAGTGRVHHIELWVSDLAGAEKCWGWLLGRLGHVPYQRWQHGRSWRRGSAYLVLEQSPDLARGPHDRRRPGLNHLAFHVRDRATLDALVAEAPAHGWRLLFPDRHPYAGGGEHYAAYLEDTAGHEVELVAGTRPHADPSGTTARRWA
- a CDS encoding tripartite tricarboxylate transporter permease, which produces MDSLNSLIDGFGTALTPANLLWAALGVLLGTAIGVLPGIGPAMAVALLLPVTYGLEPTGAFIMFAGIYYGAMFGGSTTSILLNTPGESAAVVAAIEGNPMAKSGRGAQALAAAAIGHFAGGMIGTILLVVLAPTVASLAVDIGAPDYFAIMVLAFVAVTSVLGSSRVRGLASLLIGLTIGLVGLDQMTGQQRLTFGSLQLADGIDVVIVAVGLFAIGEALWVAAHLRRSTGEPIPVGRPWLGRADLGRTWKPWLRGPLIGFPFGAIPAGGAEIPTFLSYVTEKRLSKHRAQFGKGAIEGVAGPEAAASASAAGTLVSMLTLGLPTTAVAAVMLAAFQQYGIQPGPLLFEREPELVWGLIASLFVGMVLLLALNLPLAPVWAKLLRIPRPYLYAGILFFAAVGAYAVGGESLDLVILLVIGLIGFGMRRYGLPVLPAVIGVILGPAAEQQLRRALQISDGSLSGLVNTPFSVTVYAIVVLIVAWPLVRGLVVRRRATERK